The Nostoc sp. 'Peltigera membranacea cyanobiont' N6 genome contains the following window.
TCGTCGGGGAACCCAAACACACAAACAAATTGAGCGCTACCTCCTTGGACAAAACCCTGTTTGTCCCGAAGCGAGTCGCCCTTATTGGGAGAGTATCAAGCCAGTTTTACAAGAAATCGACACAGTTAGACTCGTAGAAGGCTCAGTTTTCCATCATGATTTGAGCTATTCTGGCAAAGTTGATTGTATTGCCAGCTATCAAGGTATTCCCTGTATTTGCGAGTGGAAAACAGCAGACAAACCCAAAGGCTCAATTGAGCATTTATATGAACATCCACTGCAACTTACGGCATACATAGGAGCAGCCAATGAGTATTATCGAGATTATGGCATTCAGCTAAAGCACGCTCTTTTGGTAGTAGCGATTCCAGAAATGCCAGCAGAGGTATTTTGGTTTGAATCAGCACTCATCAAAGATTACTGGGAGCAGTGGGAAAAAAGAGTTGCTGAATATCGGGAACGCAAAAGTATTTGGGGTTAGTCAATGGCATTGCAGAGAAGTTTTTAGCAGATATGAAAATTTCCCGATTTAGAGTTAGAGGCAATTATTAGTAATTAAAGTAAAGGAGTCAGCAATCGAGAAACTCTCACCGCTAACTTGAACCAAAAAGGTTTTTTATCGTACTCATCAAGATCGACAGCAACACAAACAGCTAAATCATCCTCTAACATCTTTTTCACACTTTGGATAAACCCAAGTTCGGTAATAAAACCCATAACTTCAAAGTTGAGAGAAAAAGAGCGATTATCTAAGTTAACAGTTCCTACCCCTGCTATCTTCTCATCAATGACTATAATTTTCTGGTGCATAAACCCATTTTTGTAACGATACAACTTGATACCGATTTTTTCCATTTCGGTGTAGTAAGAGAAGGAACATAAATAAACAAATAAATGATCGGGTCGATTTGGTAAGAGAATTCGCACATCTACACCTCGCATTGCTGCCAGTTTTAAGGCTGACAATGTTGCCTCATCCGGCACAAAGTATGGACTAGCAATCCAGAGGTGAGTTTGAGCTTGATTAATTAATTCAACGAAAAAAAGCTTACAAGCTGGTAGCGAATCTGCGGGGCCTGTAGGAAGGATGAATGCAGTTTGATTAATTTCCTGATTAATTTTTACCTGCCAATTAACTTCGAGAAGTTTTCGAGTCGCCCAATACCAATCTCGCACAAAGGAGTTTTGTAGGGATTGTACAGTTGGGCCTTCGAGCATGATATGGGTGTCGCGCCAAGGACTCAAGCGAGGATTTTTTCCTAAATATTCGTCACCAATATTCAGTCCACCTACAAATGCTATTTCTCCATCCACCACCAGAATTTTCCGATGATTGCGAAAATTAAATTGGAACCGATTACCCTGACCTTTGGTGGTGTTAAATGCACTCACCGCAATTCCATGCTTTTGTAGAGACTGGATATAAGGGCGAGATAGTTTCTTTGAACCAATTTCATCGTAGAGAAAGTAAATGTTTATTCCTTGCTTGGCTTTAGCAATTAATGCTTCTTTAAACTCATTACCTGCTTGGTCATCGTTAACAGTATAGAATTGGAACAAAATATAATTTTTCGCCGATGCAATCTTTTTCAGCATCGCTTCATAAGTTTGCTGACCATCAATCAGTAATTCGGCAGCATTGCCTGATGTGAAAGAAATTTCTGTAAAAGCTTCGGCTAATGGTTGCAATTCGGCTAAATTATCTGGTGGCGCGACCTGAAATTTAATAACTTCACTATAAGTCCCATGAACAAGCTTGTAGTGTTGTGCATAGACTGAGCGCAGCGTTTCAGCATATCCATGAAATTTAGTTCTTCCTAAAATCCAATACAACGGAATCGCTAGCCAGGGGAAGGTAATTAGAGAAATGCTCCAAGCAATTGCCCCTTGGGAAGAACGCACATTCATCACTGCATGGGCTGCATGTGCAACTCCCACGACATGAGCAACAACTGTAGCTGTGCTAAAAATAGCTAGAACACCACTATCTACAAGCATATTAATTTTTTGGAGTATTGATATAAGTAAATTCTGCCAGCAAAGGCTTATGATCGGATGAACAAATTTTGTCTAACACCTTAGCACTGGCTTTCTTCACACTGAGATTTCGATAAAAGATGCGATCTAAAGGGGGTGATAACAGAAAGCGTTTAATTTTCTCCTTCTCATGAGGTGCGAAAATTACTGGCGTTAATCCCAATTGAGTTGTTACTTGAGTGAGGAGAACTGCTCTTTTTTGACTCCAGGTATTGAAATCTCCTGAAAATATTAGCGGCCCGCGATGTGTAGATAATGCTAGCTCTAATTCATTTAGTTGTATTTTAAATTTATTTAAATCTACAAAATTAATCAGATGACTATTGATTGTCAAAAGAGTTGTACTTTGATCGGATAGCAGATACTCAGTAACTAAAGAGATTTTCGGAGTCCTAACAATCGGCTCATAATGTTTAGTAGTAATAACTTTTTTTGTAAGTGGACTGATTGTAGTTGCTGTGAGAATTCCTGAATAGGTTTGATGATGAATATCTACAAAATTAGGAGCAAAGCTCCAATTCATCTTCAGCCATGTTTCTAATTTATCTGCTTCTACTTTTAGAGAAAACTCTTGTAAAAATATGAGGTTGGGTTGGTAAGTTTCAATTATTGTAGAAAAATCTCTCAACCAAGTTTTATTATAGTTTTGTTTAGCAATATTCCAACTGAGAACTTTAATTGATTTACTATTAATTTCTGTTTGAAGGGAATTATTGTTATCAATCGTGAGTTCTTCTAAACGAAGAAATCTATAATATGGAACAAATTTAGTAACGAGAGTGTTTACGTGTTTTTGAATATTAGGCATCACTAATATTAAACTATATTTTTTTCTAGCTTAAGGCGATTGGATAGTCGTTACAGAGTTATGTTACAAAAACTTGGAAAGCTTGGATAGATAGATAAGCTGTGCCCCTTACTACTGAATTGGAACCCCTATAAGTAGAACAGGGTAAATAATTAAAGGTTTGTAGTGAGAACTTTAGTTCTCAAATCAGGACTAAAGTCCTTACTACGAACTGATTTTCGCTAAAGTTACATTACTTTACATAGTTTGTTTTTTTCAAGTCGTTCTACTTATCCTTAATCAATCCATTACAGCTAACACAGCTTTCGGTAATAACTTATCTTTAAACCAAACAATTCTGCCGGGGACATCATTTAATTTTACTCCCGCCTTTTCTAAATTAAGTCGTTCAGAAATTGCCAAAATTAAGTCATCTCGTCCAGCCCGCCGCACCTGAGAAAACTTCTTTTGTAAATATTCTGGCCGCCAATAACCAACAATTTCTAATAAGAAGGTGCGTCCATCATAATGCACCAAACGAAAATCGGGAATCATCACGCTACCAGGAATTGGGATTAAATCAACTTCTCGCTCTAACGCCCAACCACTTTTTAAAGCATCCCACTTATCAGCAAAGGATGCTTCTAGCATACTATCGTAGGGCTTGCCTGGTGGATAGTGGGATACTAAACCACATTCGGAATTGAGGGTGAAACGTCCAGTTTTCCAGGTATTTGTATAAGCGTCGCGGGTTTGGAGAATGGACGAAAGACTCCATTTAGTAACGTGAAGTAAAGCGGGAATAAGTTTAGCGATCGCTAACCCATATCGCGTACTAGAATTAAACAAACTCGTCGGGCCGTCTATCGTAATTGTAAACCCGTGGTCAGCATCGCCCTCAATATAAGCCATCAATTGAAACAACTTTAAATAGCGAAATAACAGCTTATATTCACCCGGAACATTCCGATGAGCATTTAACACCAGTTTACTGGCCTTATAAAACACACCCTGCACCTGAGATAAGTTATATCTATTTAACAAATCTGGTGCTATTGGTGCATCAAAAACAGTCAAAATTTTATTCTCTGATAAATCAGCATATAACCCATTGCGAACCTGTTCTAGGAAAACTTCCCGCTCAAGTTCTTGAGTTAACTCATCAGCAATTCTACTTAGCGTAACTTGTGTTGATTCTCGACTAGAAACAGACTTTGCAGCCAACGAAAACACCCGTTCTCTTAACATCTGTGGTTCCAAAGGACTAACCACCTCAAAAGTGCAAAAACTGCTTTTGAGAATATAAGCTAATCCCCGCTTCACCCGATAATCTGTCGAATCTCCTTCAAAATCAGTCAATTGTCGCTCAAGCACACCTTGAGTCTTCCCCACTGCTGATTGAAAATAATTAATTAACTCAATCGCCAACTCCGAAGTTACCCGATCGATCTTCAGTCTCTTCGGGATGATCTCCTCCCCGTTTTGGCGATGCATCAGTAAATCTGTCGGTAACATCTGAATTTTGAATTTTAGATTTTGAACTTCCGGTTGAATAATTAATTTCTAACTGTTCCGCAGCCTTCAAACTCCTTTCCTTCCCACTCCCATACACAACCTCCAACTTCCCTTTCCTTTCTTTTTCTCCCCCTGCTTCCCCTATCTTCCTCTCCCCTCTTCTCCTAGCCGAAGTCCCCTCCTCACTCGTATCCTCCGCCACCACCTCATACAAAATCGCTTGCTTATTCTCAATATTCCCCTTCCGTAAAATCCTCCCCAATCGCTGAGTATACTCCCTAGCCGAACCCGTCCCCGATAAAATAATTGCAACAGTTGCCGCCGGCACATCAACCCCTTCATTCAACACATGAGAAGCAACCAAAGTATTATATTTTCCCTCCCGAAACTTTGTTAATATCTCATGCCGTTCCTTCACAGGAGTTTGATGAGTAATTGCTGGAATTAGCAAGTCTTGAGAAATCCGGTAAACTGTCGCATTATCAGCAGTAAAAATCAAAATTCTTGCTGGATAATGTTCTGCCAATAAATTAATCAAAATTCGCAACTTCCCATCAGTCCCCAAAGCGATATCTTTC
Protein-coding sequences here:
- a CDS encoding PD-(D/E)XK nuclease family protein, which encodes MQFDTQLLPRINATSKRENGKQYYVDAKGNRFPSVTTILNATKSQADRDRLLNWKARVGTEEATRITTSASRRGTQTHKQIERYLLGQNPVCPEASRPYWESIKPVLQEIDTVRLVEGSVFHHDLSYSGKVDCIASYQGIPCICEWKTADKPKGSIEHLYEHPLQLTAYIGAANEYYRDYGIQLKHALLVVAIPEMPAEVFWFESALIKDYWEQWEKRVAEYRERKSIWG
- a CDS encoding endonuclease/exonuclease/phosphatase family protein encodes the protein MPNIQKHVNTLVTKFVPYYRFLRLEELTIDNNNSLQTEINSKSIKVLSWNIAKQNYNKTWLRDFSTIIETYQPNLIFLQEFSLKVEADKLETWLKMNWSFAPNFVDIHHQTYSGILTATTISPLTKKVITTKHYEPIVRTPKISLVTEYLLSDQSTTLLTINSHLINFVDLNKFKIQLNELELALSTHRGPLIFSGDFNTWSQKRAVLLTQVTTQLGLTPVIFAPHEKEKIKRFLLSPPLDRIFYRNLSVKKASAKVLDKICSSDHKPLLAEFTYINTPKN
- the cls gene encoding cardiolipin synthase — protein: MLVDSGVLAIFSTATVVAHVVGVAHAAHAVMNVRSSQGAIAWSISLITFPWLAIPLYWILGRTKFHGYAETLRSVYAQHYKLVHGTYSEVIKFQVAPPDNLAELQPLAEAFTEISFTSGNAAELLIDGQQTYEAMLKKIASAKNYILFQFYTVNDDQAGNEFKEALIAKAKQGINIYFLYDEIGSKKLSRPYIQSLQKHGIAVSAFNTTKGQGNRFQFNFRNHRKILVVDGEIAFVGGLNIGDEYLGKNPRLSPWRDTHIMLEGPTVQSLQNSFVRDWYWATRKLLEVNWQVKINQEINQTAFILPTGPADSLPACKLFFVELINQAQTHLWIASPYFVPDEATLSALKLAAMRGVDVRILLPNRPDHLFVYLCSFSYYTEMEKIGIKLYRYKNGFMHQKIIVIDEKIAGVGTVNLDNRSFSLNFEVMGFITELGFIQSVKKMLEDDLAVCVAVDLDEYDKKPFWFKLAVRVSRLLTPLL
- a CDS encoding DUF790 family protein, which encodes MLPTDLLMHRQNGEEIIPKRLKIDRVTSELAIELINYFQSAVGKTQGVLERQLTDFEGDSTDYRVKRGLAYILKSSFCTFEVVSPLEPQMLRERVFSLAAKSVSSRESTQVTLSRIADELTQELEREVFLEQVRNGLYADLSENKILTVFDAPIAPDLLNRYNLSQVQGVFYKASKLVLNAHRNVPGEYKLLFRYLKLFQLMAYIEGDADHGFTITIDGPTSLFNSSTRYGLAIAKLIPALLHVTKWSLSSILQTRDAYTNTWKTGRFTLNSECGLVSHYPPGKPYDSMLEASFADKWDALKSGWALEREVDLIPIPGSVMIPDFRLVHYDGRTFLLEIVGYWRPEYLQKKFSQVRRAGRDDLILAISERLNLEKAGVKLNDVPGRIVWFKDKLLPKAVLAVMD